The Candidatus Saccharimonadales bacterium DNA window CCTAAATCTTCCCACCCCGGCACCATCCGCGGCGATTATGCCCACATCAGTTATGGCTTTGCCAACAGTAAAGGTGCGACCGTACCGAATGTGGTTCATGCCTCGGGTAATAAAAAAGAAGCCCAACAAGAAATCCTTCATTGGTTCAGCGATTTCGAGCTATTTAATTATGAAATGGTGCACGACGTTTTCACCAAGGCCAATTACCGGCCTAAGAAAGCAATTAAGAAATCTTAATATTTGTTAGTATTACCCTTGAGGATTTATCGTCGGTTTAATGTCGTGGATCCTCCTAGGCCCCTATAGTTTAATGGATAAAACAACTCCGTCCTAAGGAGTAGCTCCTCGTTCGAGTCGAGGTGGGGGCACCAAAGTCAGACGCCAAATGAGTTTTTACAAAATTCTTCGAACGCGGCAGTGCCGATAACGAGCTTGTTCTTATCTGGTATCAACAAATTATTGTCTAAGCTGAAGACCGGCTCATCATTATATTCGAGCGGACGTGTAACCGTCACACCGCCCGATGCCAGACGTCGGGGACGGATGCCCATGCGCCGGGAAAACGTCAATGTCTCGACCCAATTTGGCAACGGTACAAAATAGTAGTTTAGTTGCTTATCCAGCGGACAAAAAACGCCTTTAAAAGTGATTTGCATGTTAATCTCGACTCCGACTGATCCGCTGGTTTGGGAATCGTCGTGATGGCGCCGGTAGTCGTTAAAATGGGGAACGAACAAATTTAAATGGCCGAACTTTAATTGATCGGCCAGTTCTGAAAACAAAACTACTTCTTGCCCCGCTAAGCTGTCTAGCTGATCGGCTAGGGCTAGGGTTTTTAAGAGGTCGCCGCTCGAGCCATAGCAAATAAGGTGGAATTTTTCCCAGGGGTCGCAATCAAAAAATAATGCTTGCTCTCGCAATCGCCAATCGTCGTATGGCTCCGGGTATTCCAGCTCGTAACCTTCCCTTAAAAGCGCTAAACGGTGCTCTAGCGAGCGGATAATCTTCCCGGGGCTTTCCATATCACAGAGTATGTTGGTCTGATTTTCTGTCCGAAGCAAGCATAAGCGCGGCTACCCATGACGGGCGTTCTCTATTAGAATGTTTATTAAATGGCTAATAAGACCTTTGAAGGCCAACATGACGACGAAGACGTAGTGTTAGTTTTTCGGCAGTTTCCGATTGTAATGAGAAAAGGCCTGCTGCTACTGTTGGCTTTTTGGGTGATCGGGCTACTGCCGTATTCTTATTGGTTTGACCAGGTTTGGGCGCTCTATGTTTTAATCGGCGGGCTGGTACTGGGTTTGCTGGCGCTGTTTTATGCCTGGGTCGGTTGGTATTTTACGCTGCATATCGTAACCAATCAGCGGTTTATCCAGATCAGCCAGGAGGGTTTGTTTAAACGCACGGTGGTTGATATTGGCCTGGATAAGATTCAAAACATCAATTACCAGATTGCCGGTTTACAGGAAACGATGCTGGGCTTTGGTACAATTATCGTGCAAACTTTTGTCGGGGATCTGGTTTTGAAGTACATCCACCATCCGGCCAGAGTACAGACCAGTTTAATTAAGACAATTAAGGATAACGGATTCGAATATCGTGGTGAAGAAGGGCAAGCTACGCCTTAAAATCCCGAGACTTCGGCGGAAGTCGGATGATAAGGCACTGGATAAAGCCCGCGATTTTATACGCGGCGAAAATCAAACCGGCGAGACCAGTCCGGACAGGATTACCAATGAGACTGTTGCCAAACACCGAGAAGCGGTGTTGTCCGGCGCGCGCCGCTTTATTTATCCCCTAAAAGCTTCCAAACATCGTATCGCCATCATATCTAGCTCGATTATCGCCATAGTCCTGGTCGTATTTATGGTTCTTAGTTGGTATCTGCTCTACCAACGGCAAAGTATCGGCGAGTTTGCTTATAGAATCTCGCAGGTAATTCCTTTCCCGGTGGCGCGGGTTGACGGCCAGTTTGTACGCTATGAAGAATATTTGTTTGAGTTGCGACAAAACGTCCATTATCTGATCAATCAGGAAAATGTTGACTTTGCGACGCCTGAAGGTCGGAGTCAGCTGGAAGGACTCAAGCAGCAGTCCATAGAAAAGGTGGTGGATAGTGTAATTATCAGACAACTAGCCGACGAAAAAGGTATAACCGTGACCGACCATGAGGTGGAGGAGCAAATAAATCTTATTCGCAGCTCTGGTGGTATCGGTGATTCGTCACAGACCCTGGAAGATACACTGGAAGATTTTTATGGCTGGGATTTGGGTGATTTAAAGCGAGTGATTAAAGCCCAGGTCCTCAAGCAAAAACTCGTGCCGATTTTTGACCCGGTGGCTAAGGTCCAGGCCCAGGAAGTCCTAGACGATATTAAAAACGGCGAAAATTTTGCCCGGGCCGCCAAGGCTCACTCGGAGGATGAATTTACCAAGGATAACGGCGGAGAATTTGGCTATATTTTTCGTAGCAATACCGATATCCCGCCGCAAATCGTGGAAAAAGCCTTCTCGCTTGGCGAGAATGAGGTCGCCGATGATTTAGTCGAGACGCTATTCGGTTGGCATATCGTCAAGAACTTGAAATATCGGAGCGATAACGAGGCTTTGATTGCCCACATCCTGATTCGGTTTGAAGATGCTTCTAGTTTTATCAATAACCGGAAAGACATGCTCGATATAAGCCGCTACATTAGTACCTAAAAAGTCCGGAATATTAACCACCTCTTTACAAACAGAGGTGAATGCTGTATGATTCGGTTTGCAGGAATCTTCACTTAGATTCTATCTGTTCCACGAGTGTTCAACTTAGGGCAGTAGGGAAGTGTAAGAATGGTCGTACTGCTCATAAGTTAAAAGAGATCAAATCATGCAGAACAAGTTATTTGTAGGCAGTTTGCCTTACAGCATGCGCGATGAAGACCTAGAGAAAATGTTTGCCGAATACGGCAAAGTTAGCTCAGCCGTCGTCATCATGGATCGAGCCACCAACCGCTCTAAGGGTTTTGGTTTCGTCGAGTACGAAACCACCGAAGAAGCGGAGGCCGCAATCAAAGCGCTCAACGACTCAGAAGTCGAAGGCCGCAAGATAGTGGTTAATCACGCTCGTCCGCGCGAAGAACGATAGACATATCGACTTCAATAAAACAGGCTGATTAATCAGCCTGTTTTTAATTTAAGAAAAAATCGATGATAAGTTTGCTAGCTAATGGTTTGCGCCGCCAGGTTTGCCCTAACCGCCAGCCCGGCCAAGCGTGCCCGGCATTATCAAATTCGACCGTCTTAACTTCGGCCGACTGGCCGTTAATGGCTTGCCAAGCTGCCACGGTGTCCTTAAAAGGTAGCCAATCAAAGTCGGGGTCGTTACTATTAATTCCGCCCTTAAATAGAACGGTTTTATCCTGCTTGCCGTGAATTAGCAGTATTGGTACGGCTGATTTTGGCCGCAGACGGGTCTTAGCGGTGCCAATAGTTCCGGCTACGACAGCCGCCTTTTTAATCTTTTTGGGATATTCGGCCGCCAATCGTTGAGCAAAAAAGCCGCCGTTAGAAAAACCCGTCACGAATACCCGGCGTTTATCGATTTTTCCCTCGTCTGCTAGTTTGTCTACTAACGACCAGATAAAACCGGCGTCGTCGATGTTATTTAACCAGCCGCTGCCACAGCAAAACTTGGCGTTCCAGCCGCGCTTTACCCCGGGGTTTGTCGGCTTAGTAGCCTCGGGATAAAGCACTGCCGCCCGTCGGCCAACGACGTTATGAAGCCCGGTGTAATAAGCAAATCTTAGCGCCGTGTCACCCAGGCCGTGTAAACCGATAATAAGAGGTAGTTTACGCTTGCTCCTGGGCTTGTACAGGCGATAATAACGCCTTTGGTTGTTATGGTTGGCATTCCTTTTTCGGTAGAGCATTGTTCTTAGGCTACCACGGCCTCTTTGGCTTATTAGCAAATCTGAAAGTGCGATGGCTTTACTTTTCTCGCTCAACATTTAATAATTGTGTGCAGAGCTAATTTGCAATAATAAAAACTAGATAACGGTCAAGGGTGGTTGATAGGAGGTTAAAAGTGGGTCCAGCAAAGATGAGCTCGGCCAGTAGAGATCCGTACGGCAAATGTCTGGAAAGATGTAATCACGATCTAGCTAATGGAGTAACGACCGATGAGCTTCTTAATCGCGACGGCCCACATGAATCTAGATTCGAATTTATAGAACTGTTGCCATCAGAGTTCAGACACCCTCTTGCGAGGGGAAACAGGCCAGAGCCTGGATCAATTCCGCTAGGCCGGGAACGTATACCCCAGTTTATTCGGGGCACAACAATCGGAGCGGCAGTAGTTGATCTAGCTAACGTCAAACGGCAAAGTGTAGCCTGAATTGTTATACTAAACCGGTGGCAAAATACCAGCTCAAAACCAGGAAAAACGACGGCGACGTCGATAAGTTTATCGATTCGGTTGAGGACGAACAAAAACGCCAAGACTCATACGAGATAATGAAATTGATGTCGGAACTAACCGGCCAGCCGCCAGTGTTGTGGGGAAAGAGCATTGTCGGCTTTGGCAGCTATCACTATAAAGGCCGAAGCAGCGAAGGCGATTGGATGGCGATTGGTTTTTCGCCGCGTAAACAGAATTTGACGCTGTACATCATGCCGGGGTTTAAAGAATTTGATGATTTGATGAATAACTTAGGCAAATACACCACAAGTGTCGGTTGTTTGTATATAAAAAGACTCGAAGACGTTGATAGATCTGTTCTAAAAGAGCTTATAAAGCGATCATACGAGTACGTTAAAGCTAAACTCGATAAACCTTAACTTGGTGCGAGATGCGAGAATCGAACTCGCGCTTCGTGCTTGGGAAGCACGCGTACTGCCACTATACTAATCTCGCTTTGGAGCCGCCGACCGGATTCGAACCGGTGACTTACACTTTACGAAAGTGTCGCTCTACCAGCTGAGCTACGGCGGCCCGACACGAGGCTATTCTAACAGAAGCCAGCTATTGTCTAACAGATTGCAGTTAAGGGTGTTTGTTGCTAGTATTTGTTCGTTGCTTTGGACCTATTTGCATACGACCGATCAAACCAAGGAGTCGGCTCAGCCGACTCGACTGTTTGAGCGGTCGAGAGGAGGAAGCGCGCTAAGACTGCAGACGTGAACTCATAAATTTGTTTATGGGATCGCGTCGGAAGTCGCTACTGCGATTCCGACGAGGGCTCGTGGTGTAGTTGGCCTAACACGCCTCCCTGTCACGGAGGAGATCGCCGGTTCGGTGAACGCAGCCGCACAGGTAAGAAAAAGCTAGCTTGTTCTTACCGAGCAGCGAGGAAAGAGCAAACTAGTTTGCGATATCCGGTCGGAAATAATTAAAATAACGTGTAGATTTCTTTATAGCTCGTGTGGGCTCGTGGTGTAGTTGGCCCAACACGCCTCCCTGTCACGGAGGAGATCGCCGGTTCGAATCCGGTCGAGCCCGCCACGAGCTATAACGGAATCATGCGTCATCCGGCCTGCCCTGAGCCTGTCGAAGGGTCGAGCCCACCAAACATAAGCATGATAAGAACTCTGTAAAAGGAGGTCTTTTTTGTAAAGCATTAGTAATTTTATTATTTGCAGGATAGTGCTATATTCAGCTAATTATTAGGAGAATGTGATGGCAGAACATATTTTTTTGCAAAGACATCAAATTGAACCAGCAGATATTCACGAAGTTCTAGACTTAACAGCAATGGGTCAATTGGAATGGGGACGAGACGATAGGGCATTAGCGTTTGGTACGAATGTTGATTATTCAATGGGGAGAGAGATTGCTATCGCTCGGAACTTACTTGCGGTCAGAGTAGGCTTTACTCCTAGCGAGGCTCTCAACTACTTACGAATGAAAGACGCGAGCGAGGAGCTTTACTATGTTGAAGACGGTAGTGATGAGGAACTTTTAGCACTAGCAAATCGTGTTCTAAAATTAGGTAATATCGCCTTAACAGTTCCAGGCGGAAGACTTTCAGGCACAATAGAAGATTGTGGTAGTTGCGAAAGAGAGACGGGACATCTTACGTTATATGACGCTGCACACGGAATTGCTGATATGGTAATGGCAGGCTCAGAGAGAGTTGAATGTGTAAGCTGTGGCGATACAGCCCCGATTGCTCAGGCAGTGTAACTCTCATTCTCACCTAGATAACAAATACTCTTTACTTGGTACTTCCATAAAATAATTCCACACTTGTTCCGCCAAGGTCCGCCAAACCAGTTCTTGTTTATACCCGATACTCTATACTCTATACTGAGAACTACTATCCAATGAACCCTTTTACCTGGATAAAAAACCAGTCAATATTTTCTGACCGGCGGGCGCTGTGGCTGCTCATGATATCGGCTACGGCCATGTTATATATCGTGGTTTTCTCGGTTCTCAATATCGAATCCCGAGAGTTCAAGGTCCCGGTTAGGTATTCCGGTTATGCCGAGGGTAACTTAAGCAACC harbors:
- a CDS encoding peptidylprolyl isomerase, with amino-acid sequence MKKGKLRLKIPRLRRKSDDKALDKARDFIRGENQTGETSPDRITNETVAKHREAVLSGARRFIYPLKASKHRIAIISSSIIAIVLVVFMVLSWYLLYQRQSIGEFAYRISQVIPFPVARVDGQFVRYEEYLFELRQNVHYLINQENVDFATPEGRSQLEGLKQQSIEKVVDSVIIRQLADEKGITVTDHEVEEQINLIRSSGGIGDSSQTLEDTLEDFYGWDLGDLKRVIKAQVLKQKLVPIFDPVAKVQAQEVLDDIKNGENFARAAKAHSEDEFTKDNGGEFGYIFRSNTDIPPQIVEKAFSLGENEVADDLVETLFGWHIVKNLKYRSDNEALIAHILIRFEDASSFINNRKDMLDISRYIST
- a CDS encoding DUF1801 domain-containing protein, whose amino-acid sequence is MAKYQLKTRKNDGDVDKFIDSVEDEQKRQDSYEIMKLMSELTGQPPVLWGKSIVGFGSYHYKGRSSEGDWMAIGFSPRKQNLTLYIMPGFKEFDDLMNNLGKYTTSVGCLYIKRLEDVDRSVLKELIKRSYEYVKAKLDKP
- a CDS encoding PH domain-containing protein: MANKTFEGQHDDEDVVLVFRQFPIVMRKGLLLLLAFWVIGLLPYSYWFDQVWALYVLIGGLVLGLLALFYAWVGWYFTLHIVTNQRFIQISQEGLFKRTVVDIGLDKIQNINYQIAGLQETMLGFGTIIVQTFVGDLVLKYIHHPARVQTSLIKTIKDNGFEYRGEEGQATP
- a CDS encoding RNA-binding protein, with the protein product MQNKLFVGSLPYSMRDEDLEKMFAEYGKVSSAVVIMDRATNRSKGFGFVEYETTEEAEAAIKALNDSEVEGRKIVVNHARPREER
- a CDS encoding PHB depolymerase family esterase — translated: MLSEKSKAIALSDLLISQRGRGSLRTMLYRKRNANHNNQRRYYRLYKPRSKRKLPLIIGLHGLGDTALRFAYYTGLHNVVGRRAAVLYPEATKPTNPGVKRGWNAKFCCGSGWLNNIDDAGFIWSLVDKLADEGKIDKRRVFVTGFSNGGFFAQRLAAEYPKKIKKAAVVAGTIGTAKTRLRPKSAVPILLIHGKQDKTVLFKGGINSNDPDFDWLPFKDTVAAWQAINGQSAEVKTVEFDNAGHAWPGWRLGQTWRRKPLASKLIIDFFLN